A DNA window from Deltaproteobacteria bacterium contains the following coding sequences:
- the rapZ gene encoding RNase adapter RapZ yields MKNTRLVIISGPSGAGKSTTIKVLEDIGFFCVDNLPVSLLPKFLELSSESKEITKIAAVIDIRERGFLKDFPGIFKEIKGLGYKPELVYLEASDDALVKRFSETRRKHPLVENGTPLDGIKLERDVLSDIKELSSKIIDTSNYNIHQLKEVIKDYFSEPRHIEKIIVHLVSFSYRYGIPSDDDLIMDVRFLPNPYFVDKFKGLTGRNEEVKKFIFEKDEAQGFIERFLELLDYLLPLYWKEGKAYLTIAIGCTGGKHRSVAVVDFLHNVMPSKYCVIKKRHRDIDKP; encoded by the coding sequence ATGAAGAATACTCGTCTGGTGATAATAAGCGGCCCGTCAGGTGCAGGTAAAAGCACTACTATAAAGGTTCTTGAAGACATCGGTTTTTTCTGTGTTGACAACCTTCCTGTGTCGCTCCTCCCAAAGTTTCTGGAACTCTCATCAGAGTCAAAAGAGATAACAAAGATTGCCGCTGTCATAGATATAAGGGAGAGGGGGTTCCTGAAAGACTTTCCCGGTATATTTAAAGAAATTAAGGGTCTTGGATACAAACCCGAACTTGTATATCTTGAGGCATCTGATGATGCCCTTGTAAAACGGTTCAGTGAAACAAGAAGAAAACATCCACTGGTTGAGAATGGCACTCCTCTTGACGGCATAAAACTTGAAAGAGATGTCCTGTCAGATATTAAGGAATTATCCAGTAAGATTATAGACACTTCCAATTATAATATCCATCAACTAAAAGAGGTGATAAAGGATTATTTTTCAGAACCCCGTCATATAGAAAAGATAATAGTCCACCTTGTCTCATTCAGTTACCGCTACGGCATACCCAGTGATGATGATTTAATAATGGATGTGAGATTTCTGCCAAATCCGTACTTTGTAGATAAATTTAAGGGACTGACTGGAAGAAATGAAGAAGTCAAAAAATTTATCTTTGAAAAGGATGAGGCGCAGGGGTTTATTGAAAGGTTTTTGGAACTTCTGGACTATCTATTGCCTTTATACTGGAAAGAAGGCAAGGCATATCTTACAATTGCCATAGGATGCACAGGCGGTAAACACAGGTCTGTTGCTGTTGTTGATTTTCTGCATAATGTTATGCCCAGCAAATACT
- the hprK gene encoding HPr(Ser) kinase/phosphatase: MSTSIPALELLSKEAEKKLKLKIVSGKQWISKKITTPRIQKPGLLLTGLLDNFHPDRTLIFGKAEIGYLKSLSNEMLLPVLKKLEKTPSPCYAVTRGQKIPQFLADLTERKKIPLFKTPLTSSLFIDRLTKYLEDKLAPTTTVHGVFVDVLGVGILILGKSGIGKSECALDLISRGYRLVSDDVVVIKKMSPSTIFGIAADIIKYHMEIRGLGVVNIKDIFGITAVREKKQMDIVVELVAWDPEGKYDRLGFDEGKYEVLEVEFPFLRIPVSPGRSIATIVEVAARNQILKIMGYHSAFEFQKQLEHAIHKNNKKEKRRNDRRRVDRRKTGIITQK; this comes from the coding sequence ATGTCTACGAGCATACCTGCCTTGGAATTATTATCAAAAGAGGCAGAGAAAAAACTTAAACTCAAGATTGTATCCGGCAAGCAGTGGATAAGCAAAAAGATAACCACACCACGGATACAAAAACCAGGTCTTCTGTTAACAGGGCTGCTTGATAATTTCCATCCTGACAGGACATTGATATTCGGTAAGGCAGAGATAGGGTATCTTAAGAGTCTGTCAAACGAGATGCTCCTGCCTGTTTTGAAGAAGTTGGAGAAAACTCCATCGCCTTGCTATGCAGTAACCCGCGGGCAGAAGATTCCCCAGTTCCTTGCAGACCTCACAGAAAGAAAAAAGATTCCACTGTTTAAAACACCGCTCACATCATCACTATTTATAGATAGACTCACAAAATATCTTGAGGATAAACTTGCCCCTACTACAACAGTACATGGGGTTTTTGTAGATGTTTTGGGTGTTGGGATATTGATACTCGGCAAGAGTGGTATTGGAAAAAGTGAGTGTGCCCTTGATTTAATTTCAAGAGGATACAGACTTGTATCTGACGATGTGGTGGTAATAAAAAAAATGTCTCCATCCACAATATTTGGCATAGCAGCAGATATTATAAAATATCACATGGAGATAAGGGGACTTGGGGTGGTAAATATAAAGGATATCTTTGGGATAACTGCAGTAAGGGAAAAAAAGCAGATGGATATTGTTGTGGAACTTGTTGCGTGGGATCCTGAGGGGAAATATGACAGGCTTGGTTTTGATGAAGGTAAATATGAAGTATTGGAAGTTGAATTCCCGTTCCTGCGCATCCCTGTAAGCCCTGGCAGGAGCATTGCAACAATTGTAGAGGTGGCTGCCAGAAACCAGATTTTAAAGATTATGGGGTATCACTCTGCCTTTGAGTTCCAGAAACAACTTGAGCATGCAATTCACAAAAACAATAAAAAAGAAAAACGAAGAAACGATAGGCGAAGAGTAGATAGACGTAAGACAGGCATTATAACCCAAAAATAG
- a CDS encoding PTS sugar transporter subunit IIA, translating into MRIIDVLNKEYIIPNLKSNDKRGLLEEMASDIASKVNGIDTETLINVLVEREKLGSTGIGYGVAIPHCKIKGMNHIIVSFGRSIKGVDFQSLDGKASHLFFLIIAPEDSTASHLKILARISRLLHDASFRKKLMDASTPDDIYKIILEEDKKV; encoded by the coding sequence TGCGAATTATTGATGTGCTTAACAAAGAGTATATAATCCCAAACCTCAAATCAAATGATAAAAGGGGTTTACTTGAAGAGATGGCATCTGATATAGCATCAAAGGTAAATGGTATTGACACAGAAACACTCATTAATGTTCTTGTTGAAAGGGAAAAACTTGGATCTACAGGCATTGGTTACGGTGTGGCAATCCCTCACTGTAAGATAAAGGGGATGAATCATATCATCGTATCTTTCGGAAGAAGTATAAAAGGGGTTGATTTTCAATCCCTTGACGGCAAGGCAAGCCATCTCTTTTTTCTTATCATCGCGCCTGAGGATTCCACTGCAAGCCATCTGAAAATCCTTGCCAGAATATCCCGACTCCTGCATGATGCATCTTTCAGAAAAAAACTCATGGATGCTTCCACTCCAGATGATATATACAAAATTATACTAGAGGAAGATAAAAAGGTATAA